A window of the Planococcus citri chromosome 4, ihPlaCitr1.1, whole genome shotgun sequence genome harbors these coding sequences:
- the LOC135843839 gene encoding uncharacterized protein LOC135843839, translated as MLNRARKTTPVQLTTSVKSAPATNHYTMEEAYTSINEAVYTELDRIPSPAYQNSGYMIETDNEPVSSAPSSAYYSDISAQGMYEMVGQTTVVWNSENLRPPIRRQPQRYFIEDATVHSNYI; from the coding sequence ATGCTAAACCGTGCCCGAAAAACCACCCCGGTCCAGTTAACCACCAGTGTGAAATCCGCCCCAGCTACCAATCACTATACCATGGAGGAAGCGTATACGTCTATTAACGAGGCTGTGTACACCGAATTAGATCGTATACCTTCGCCAGCCTATCAAAATAGCGGATATATGATCGAAACCGATAACGAGCCCGTATCGTCGGCTCCTAGCAGCGCCTACTATTCGGATATATCGGCCCAAGGCATGTACGAAATGGTCGGACAGACCACAGTTGTGTGGAATTCCGAAAACCTAAGGCCGCCGATTAGAAGACAGCCTCAGAGGTATTTTATCGAAGATGCTACCGTACATTctaattatatttaa